A window from Dehalococcoidia bacterium encodes these proteins:
- a CDS encoding methylmalonyl-CoA mutase family protein, with product MPSQTKKEWRDKVLDPGLKRNPEREQQFQTLSGTPVDALYTPEDLPNFDYGRDLGYPGEYPFTRGVQSNMYRGRLWTMRQYSGYASPEESNRRYKYLLDHGQTGLSVAFDLPTQIGYDSDHAMARGEVGKVGVPICHIKDMEILFDAIPLQNVTTSMTINATAPILLAFYVAVAKKQGADLAKLGGTIQNDILKEYVARGTYIFPPRPSMRLITDVFAWCSKDLPSWNTISISGYHMREAGCTAAQELAFTFAHAISYVQAALDAGLNIDDFAPRLSFFFVCHNDLFEEVAKFRAARRIWAKIMRERFKAKNSRCWMLRYHVQTAGVSLTAQQPDNNVVRATVQSLAAILGGAQSLHTCSKDEALALPTEEAVQLSLRTQQILAHESGVTETVDPLGGSYYVEHLTNTLEEEAFRYIKKIESLGGGVRAIEMGYTQKEIQDAAYKFQRDVESGKRVIVGVNKFTSQQPPIKGLFRIDPEATRRQVERLQDVRRTRNQAKAKQALADLDRAARGTDNTMPAFLECVESHATIGEICDVLRNVWGEYKEQVVV from the coding sequence ATGCCCAGCCAGACCAAGAAAGAGTGGCGGGACAAGGTCCTGGACCCCGGCCTGAAGCGCAACCCCGAGCGCGAGCAGCAGTTTCAGACCCTCTCCGGTACACCGGTGGACGCCCTCTACACGCCGGAGGACCTGCCGAATTTCGACTATGGCCGCGACCTGGGTTACCCCGGCGAGTACCCCTTCACCCGCGGCGTCCAGTCCAACATGTACCGGGGCCGCCTGTGGACCATGCGCCAGTACAGTGGCTATGCCTCGCCGGAGGAGTCCAATCGCCGGTACAAGTACCTCCTGGACCACGGGCAGACCGGCCTCTCCGTCGCGTTCGACCTGCCCACCCAGATAGGGTACGACTCCGACCACGCGATGGCGCGCGGCGAGGTAGGCAAGGTGGGCGTCCCCATCTGCCACATTAAGGACATGGAGATCCTCTTCGACGCCATCCCTCTCCAGAACGTCACCACGTCCATGACCATCAACGCCACGGCCCCCATCCTGCTGGCCTTCTACGTGGCCGTGGCCAAGAAGCAGGGCGCCGACCTGGCGAAGCTGGGCGGCACCATCCAGAACGACATCCTGAAGGAGTACGTCGCGCGGGGCACATACATCTTCCCGCCCCGGCCCTCCATGCGCCTTATCACGGACGTCTTCGCCTGGTGCAGCAAGGACCTCCCCTCATGGAACACTATCAGCATCAGCGGCTACCACATGCGGGAGGCGGGCTGCACCGCCGCGCAGGAGCTTGCCTTCACCTTCGCCCACGCCATCTCCTACGTGCAGGCGGCGCTGGACGCCGGCCTGAACATTGACGATTTCGCCCCACGGCTCAGCTTCTTCTTTGTCTGTCACAACGACCTGTTCGAGGAGGTCGCCAAGTTCCGCGCGGCGCGGCGCATCTGGGCCAAGATCATGCGGGAGCGATTCAAGGCAAAGAACTCGCGGTGCTGGATGCTGCGCTACCATGTCCAGACCGCCGGAGTCTCCCTCACCGCCCAGCAGCCGGACAACAACGTCGTCCGCGCCACCGTCCAGAGCCTGGCCGCCATCCTGGGCGGCGCGCAGTCCCTGCACACCTGCTCCAAGGACGAGGCGCTGGCCCTGCCCACAGAGGAAGCGGTCCAGCTCAGCCTGCGCACCCAGCAGATACTGGCGCATGAAAGCGGCGTCACGGAGACGGTGGACCCGCTGGGCGGCTCCTATTACGTGGAGCACCTGACGAACACTCTGGAAGAAGAGGCCTTCCGCTACATCAAGAAGATCGAGAGCCTGGGCGGGGGCGTCCGCGCCATCGAGATGGGCTACACGCAGAAGGAGATACAGGACGCCGCCTACAAGTTCCAGCGGGACGTGGAGAGCGGCAAGCGCGTCATTGTGGGCGTCAACAAGTTCACCAGCCAGCAGCCGCCCATCAAGGGCCTCTTCCGCATTGACCCCGAGGCCACGCGGCGGCAGGTCGAGCGTCTCCAGGATGTCCGCCGCACCCGCAACCAGGCCAAAGCCAAGCAGGCGCTGGCGGACCTGGACAGGGCGGCCCGTGGCACGGACAACACCATGCCGGCCTTCCTGGAGTGCGTGGAGAGCCACGCCACCATCGGCGAGATATGCGACGTGCTGCGGAATGTCTGGGGCGAGTACAAGGAGCAGGTGGTCGTCTAG